The following proteins are co-located in the Desulfurococcus amylolyticus Z-533 genome:
- a CDS encoding DUF2341 domain-containing protein, with amino-acid sequence MASPIITHVIGATVMIAIIIALMNYASIVYNTTRYNNLQALYEELSSRIAARINGAVMDAYIWRINNTLIQLANPVESAFNEGYNVYVGKGVYLNRVFSRVPPDTSIYVVVSTPDNTIYGYALVGNIGNLEVARGSFIVDRYRTGFDAGNSYVENGVPFLCRMPINISERAGVYLSDYLVLVNLSYSSVNCTYLGKIYAPSRNDVRFTDSDGVTPLDYYIEYWNDTSKQALIWVKIPSLSASSSKTIYMYWGNPYAVDKSNPGIFTLIDYLGRYQDLGDLLLGGVWGIKYNNTVGEPSIVGNTTSLMVSTKYTNYGYVNIYSLRPFNLTGRQGWIIEAVGTPVDTSVNSQNYRVGFYMWNTTTSEKYGIQLIPPVIDPSIDLTPYTIIYGGWNITSEITGDEINIVIANTNLSILPASKSKSNVSIAIAQRSIGSTGEGGYVSILYKVKVAPDNIYRGLVLSNNLVNQSNQAYAILLAADTSGNLQVCTLDVDQLLNNNVEFLECQPTNVDINGEEWFYINVTIRNPAQGQGNPDMDLYIYRTDGSVVYSKSRVGTVGLPGRPDYIGPIVYYNGVLSSYNGSRFDDLIAIRYSEPVDLTTVKVVGLTPGLIVELDDGDFSVNNTADDNGVALLNVSTRPILGINNPIDLFIYAENGTLLDYFQINKTISGGTIIVYTPEIRESTKSFSAMIHASGNNIGSCTLNRNQYVYLASYPSNTGFNTVCKTSWLNWGRYLTSIGYYNGSFYYFIYTVNRELRDSNSIALPANTTPLLFRVVFGVSLEGKLSGQVNQVNTTGVFEKIWVRPFVYPEPAVSYSVLGIQNISFPKQPTVIVDEYTGYIVFSSKLMVDIVVTIDNTGRIIIIEVPRGVRAP; translated from the coding sequence GTGGCTTCACCCATTATAACACATGTTATCGGCGCCACGGTTATGATAGCTATTATTATAGCATTAATGAATTACGCGTCAATAGTGTATAATACTACCAGGTATAACAATCTACAAGCTTTATACGAGGAGCTATCATCTAGGATAGCGGCTAGAATAAATGGGGCTGTCATGGATGCTTATATTTGGAGAATAAATAATACGCTTATACAATTAGCGAACCCGGTGGAGTCGGCTTTTAACGAGGGTTACAATGTCTATGTAGGTAAGGGTGTTTACTTAAACCGGGTTTTCTCACGTGTCCCACCAGATACATCAATATATGTTGTTGTCTCAACACCTGATAACACAATATATGGTTATGCATTGGTGGGCAATATAGGTAACCTAGAGGTGGCGAGAGGAAGCTTCATAGTTGACAGGTATAGGACGGGCTTTGATGCTGGAAACAGTTATGTGGAGAACGGGGTTCCATTTCTCTGCCGTATGCCAATCAATATAAGTGAGAGAGCTGGGGTGTATCTAAGTGATTATCTAGTGCTGGTGAACCTCTCATATAGTAGTGTAAACTGTACGTATCTAGGTAAAATATATGCTCCAAGTAGGAATGATGTGAGATTCACAGACTCCGATGGTGTGACGCCATTGGACTACTATATAGAATACTGGAATGATACAAGTAAACAGGCATTGATATGGGTTAAAATACCCTCGCTAAGCGCGTCAAGTAGTAAAACAATATACATGTATTGGGGTAACCCATATGCCGTGGATAAGAGTAATCCAGGCATCTTCACCCTAATAGACTACCTCGGTAGATACCAGGATCTAGGGGATTTACTGCTTGGAGGCGTATGGGGCATTAAGTATAATAACACTGTGGGTGAACCAAGCATAGTTGGGAACACCACTAGCCTAATGGTATCGACAAAATATACTAACTACGGCTACGTGAACATATATTCGTTAAGGCCTTTCAATTTGACTGGACGACAGGGATGGATCATCGAGGCTGTAGGGACACCGGTCGACACAAGCGTAAATAGCCAGAACTACCGGGTAGGATTCTACATGTGGAACACTACTACTAGTGAGAAATATGGTATACAGCTTATACCGCCAGTAATAGATCCATCAATAGATCTCACCCCATACACTATTATTTATGGGGGCTGGAACATAACCTCGGAGATCACTGGTGACGAAATAAATATTGTTATAGCCAATACTAATTTATCAATACTCCCCGCATCTAAGTCAAAATCTAATGTCTCTATAGCGATTGCACAGAGAAGCATAGGGTCGACCGGTGAAGGTGGATATGTAAGTATATTATATAAGGTAAAAGTAGCCCCAGACAATATATATCGTGGATTAGTTTTAAGCAATAATCTAGTGAATCAGTCTAATCAGGCATACGCGATACTGCTCGCAGCTGATACATCTGGGAATTTACAAGTGTGCACGTTAGATGTTGACCAATTATTAAATAATAATGTTGAATTCCTCGAATGTCAACCAACAAACGTAGACATTAATGGTGAAGAATGGTTCTACATCAACGTGACAATTAGAAATCCGGCGCAGGGGCAGGGTAATCCGGATATGGATCTATATATTTATAGAACTGATGGCTCAGTAGTATATAGTAAATCAAGGGTTGGTACAGTGGGACTACCCGGTAGGCCTGACTATATTGGACCAATAGTATACTATAATGGTGTATTAAGTAGCTATAACGGATCAAGATTCGACGACCTCATCGCGATAAGGTATAGTGAACCAGTTGATCTAACCACAGTGAAAGTCGTGGGTTTAACCCCTGGATTAATCGTTGAATTAGATGACGGGGATTTCTCAGTTAACAATACAGCTGACGACAATGGTGTCGCACTACTCAATGTCTCTACAAGGCCAATCCTAGGTATCAATAACCCCATCGACTTATTCATTTACGCTGAGAATGGAACGTTACTGGACTACTTCCAGATCAATAAAACTATCTCAGGGGGCACAATAATAGTTTACACACCGGAAATAAGGGAGTCCACGAAATCGTTCTCTGCAATGATACATGCATCAGGTAATAATATCGGTAGCTGTACTCTTAATAGGAATCAATATGTATACCTAGCTAGCTACCCCAGCAACACCGGGTTCAATACTGTATGTAAGACATCCTGGCTGAACTGGGGCAGGTATTTGACGAGTATAGGTTATTATAATGGTTCGTTCTACTACTTCATATACACAGTGAACCGTGAATTAAGGGATAGTAATAGTATTGCATTACCAGCTAATACTACTCCTCTATTATTCAGGGTTGTTTTCGGTGTATCATTAGAGGGCAAACTTTCGGGCCAGGTGAATCAGGTTAACACCACGGGTGTCTTTGAGAAGATATGGGTGAGACCATTCGTGTATCCTGAGCCAGCGGTATCTTACAGCGTGCTCGGCATTCAGAATATCTCATTTCCTAAGCAACCGACGGTGATAGTAGATGAGTATACTGGTTATATTGTTTTCTCAAGTAAGTTAATGGTGGATATTGTTGTAACAATAGACAATACTGGGAGAATAATTATTATCGAGGTTCCCAGGGGTGTAAGGGCACCGTGA